CGGAACCCGCTCGAGATCCTGCGCAACGAGGCCAACTTCATGGTGTCGCCGTCGTGCAACGGGTGCGACGCGCTCTACGCGAACGCGCTCGACGAGTGGCAGGAGCCGGTCGGTTTCGACGGGGGGGGGCACGTCACGCAACTCCTGCAGCCGACGATCCAGAACCCGCTCGACCCGGTCAACGGGTGGCGTTTGAGCCTGGGGAGCCAGTACGCCGGGCGGGCCGTCGCCCTCCCCTCGGGCGTGGCCCCGATCCTGACGGACGCGTTCGGCGCGACCCGGCCGGCGTCCGGCGGATCCATCGGGGCGCACGAACTGGGTGGGAGCCCGCCGCCCGCGTTCACCGCGAAGACCACGCCGCAGCCCGGTCCGCAGCCGGGCCCGACGGGCGGCGTGGTCTTCGCGGTGAACGCGGGCGGCGGAGCGTTCACGGCGGCCGACGGGACGGCGTACCAGGCCGACCGGCTCTACACACGCGGGCGGACCCGATCGACGAACGCGCCCATCGCCGGGACGACGGATGACGCGCTGTACCAGACGGCCCGGGCCGGCCAGTTCGCCTACAGCGTCCCCGTCCCCGACGGGACGTACGAGGTGACGTTCCGGTTCGCCGAGTTCGTCTACGACGGGCCGGGCCAGCGCCGCTTCGACATCGAGGCCGAGGGGACTGAGGTCCTCTCCAACGTCGACGTGTTCGCGGCGGCCGGGGCGAACCGGGCGTACGACCTCACGGCGACCGTGGCCGTGGCCGACGGGACGCTCGACCTCCGGTTCCTCCAAGACACCAAGGGGCCGTTCGTTTCCGCCATCGTGGTCCACGCCCCGACGGCGTCCCCGGCGGGCCCCATCGCGTTTGCAGTGAACGCGGGAGGCGACGCGTTCACGGCGGGCGACGGGACGGCGTACGAGGCCGACCGCCTCTACACGAGCGGGCGGATCAAGTCGACCGACGCCCCGATCTCTGGGACGACCGACGACGCGCTGTACCAGACGGCCCGGGCCGGCCGGTTCGCCTACAGCGTCCCCGTCCCCGACGGGACGTACGAGGTGACGTTCCGGTTCGCCGAGTTCGTCTACAACGGAGCCGGGGACCGCCGCTTCGACATCGAGGCCGAGGGGACTGAGGTCCTCTCCAACGTCGACGTGTTCGCAGCGGCCGGGATCCGCCGGGCGTACGACCTCACGGCGACCGTAGTCGTGGCCGACGGGACGCTCGACCTCCGGTTCCTCCAGGACACCAAGGGCCCCATCGTCTCCGCCATCGTCGTCCGCCATGCGTTGGACGCGTCGCTGGCAGAGGAGCCCCCGGTCGCCCTGACCGCCCCGGAGACGATCGTGGCGCGGAGCAGCGCGCTCCCCGACGTGGTGACGCTCGAGCGCCCGAGCCCGAACCCCACGCACGGGCGGGCCGTGCTCCGGTACGCCCTGCCTGAGGCCTCCGACGTGCGGATCGACGTGCTCGACCTGCTCGGCCGGCCGGTGGCCGTCCTCGAGGACGGGAGCCAGTTCGCCGGGTGGCACGAGGTCGCGTTCGAGGGGGCCGGGCTCCCGGCCGGGGTCTACGTGGTCCGGCTGCTGGCGGATGGCCAGGCTGCCGTGCAGCGGCTGACGCTGGCCCGCTAAGGACGGGCGTTGAGAAGGAGTCGGGGCCCGCCGGACGGAAGTCAGGCGGGCCCCGGCGCATTACCCGGGCGTCGGTCCTTCGCCGGGCCCCGTCGGGCCGTGCCCATCGGGGACGCCGTCCAGGTCGGCGTAGAACGCGGTGTAGAACGCGGCAAGCTCGCGGGCGGTGACGTCCTCCTCAATGAGGCGGGCGATCGCCTCCCGCTCCTCAGGTCGGAGCGTGTCGGGGTAGCGAACGAACCGTTCGACGGCGTCTTCGAGGGATGGGGACATGCGGCGGGGTACGTGGCGGGGGCGGAGTACGCCAACGGAGTGGACGAGGGGTGAGAATAGACGCACTGATGCGTCCGGAACCGCGCCAAAAACGCAGGCCGAAGCGGGGGTTAGGCGGGCATTCCGCTAACGGCCCACGGCTCTATGATGGTCGTTACATCCCGGCCCGGCCCAATAACGACGAGGGCCGCGCTCTGGACTTCCCCAAAGTCTCGCTGGCCCCCGACTACGAGACTCGGTCCCCTTCCCCGCTGACCATGTCTCTTGCTCCTGCGTCACTCCGGCGCACCTTCGCCGACCTCGTCGGCGACCAGCCGTCTCGGCTGGCGACCGACGCGTTCGTTGAACACAGCCGTCAGATCGCGACGGCCTACCTCTTGCGCCGAACCCACTCGGGGCGGCTTCGCCTTGACCAGTTCGACCTTCGGGTCGAGGACCTCGCCCTCGACTGCTTCGCCGACCTCTTCCGCCGCGACGACGAGGGCCGCCTGGTCCGCCTCCGCGGCTACGCCCAGTCGATCGGCTGGGAGTCGCTCGACGACGCCGGCCTCGCGATCGCGGTGCGCCGGCTCGTGTTCAGCGTGGTCAATGAGGGGCTCTTCCGGCGATACCGCGAGAGCGACCCCACCGTGGGGCGCCTGATCCGGACGCTGAAGCAGCACGTCGGCGAGCACGATCGACTGAGCCTCCACCGCGTGCGCGGGACGTACCTCGTCGAACTCCTCGACGCGACGCCGGACCAGAAGGCGAGGCCGCTGATGCCGCCGGAGGTGCTCGAGGCCCACCTGCACGGGTTGCTCGGCTCAAGCGGGCCAATGCGTGACGTCGTCGGCGAGCTCGCGGAGCTGTTCGCGTCGCACCCCCTCTACGCGCCGGCGGTGTCGCTCCCGGACCTCGCGCTGTGCATCCGGAACGTGCTCGCGCGCCGGGGCGAAATCTCCGGCGAGGCCACGGCCGACGCCGACGACGTCGACGGTCGAAATCTGACGGTGCTGGTCCAGTCGTATATCGAGCACGCACTCGCGCGGGTCCGACACGATATGGAGGGGCTCTACGTCGGCCGTCGTGGGATCAGCCCGAACCTCTACCTGGCCTACTTCAGAGCGGTCGGGGACATCTTACGGGACCAGCTCACCGGGGCGGGGACACCCGACCTGTCCTTCCGTGAGGCGCTCAACGGTCACATCGCGGCCGTGAGCAGCAAGGAGTACCGGCGGACGCACCAGGCCGTCCTCGAGTACCTCGTCAACCTGACCCGGGCGCGCGTCCTGGCCCAGGCCGCGCCGCTGGTCTGACGCCCCCGTCGTTGGGACGCTCTGAGGCGAGCGCGCGACCACGGCGCGCGCTCGCCCCACGGCTCCGGCCCGCTAGCGGGCGACGGACATCGTTCCGGACGCAGCCGCGTCGCCGTGGGCCATGACGGCTCGGAGACGATAGGCGTAGGCCCCCGTCGCGAGGCCCCGAACGTCGACCGGCAGGGGCCGGTCGGTCCCGGCCGAGAGCGCCGTCGTGGACGACCAGACGCGGCGGCCGAGCACGTCGTAGAGGGCGAGCTCGATGGTGGCCGCCTCGGGCAGCGTCAGGCGCAGCGTCGCCGTCGCGGCCGAGGGGTTCGGCACGGGCGGGCCGACGGTGAGCCGCGACGGCGGCGGGGCGGCGGCCGTGGTCCGGGCGACGGGGCGGGAGACCTCGATGGCCGCCACGTGCGGCTGGTCGACCGAGGCGAAGAACCCGACGTCGAGCGTGTCGTCCTCGGCCACGTACACCGTGAACTGCTTGACGACGGCCGTGGCCGGGCCGGCCTCGGCCGTGATGTCGAAGTCGTCGATGATCGTCTGGCCCTCGGCGTCCACGTCGAACACGCGCGAGCCGACGCCGCCGGGCTCGCCGCCGGGGACGCCCCAGTAGATCTCGGCGAAGTGGAGGCGGAGGATGT
This sequence is a window from Rubrivirga marina. Protein-coding genes within it:
- a CDS encoding helix-turn-helix domain-containing protein; the protein is MSPSLEDAVERFVRYPDTLRPEEREAIARLIEEDVTARELAAFYTAFYADLDGVPDGHGPTGPGEGPTPG
- a CDS encoding malectin domain-containing carbohydrate-binding protein: MPTASLPVVSVGLAHLRCALLGLLLVGLLAGPAQAQSSSPEDDPVEEVIARINAGGPALMANGAEWAADTSADDGRPSVNRVLTEIAGTDADSLYLTGRTSTGRRERFAYRIAVPEAGLYILRLHFAEIYWGVPGGEPGGVGSRVFDVDAEGQTIIDDFDITAEAGPATAVVKQFTVYVAEDDTLDVGFFASVDQPHVAAIEVSRPVARTTAAAPPPSRLTVGPPVPNPSAATATLRLTLPEAATIELALYDVLGRRVWSSTTALSAGTDRPLPVDVRGLATGAYAYRLRAVMAHGDAAASGTMSVAR
- a CDS encoding malectin domain-containing carbohydrate-binding protein — protein: MRHLAAGRTSRTLVQFAVTAFILLLVPSSQAQTFHRDCGTGRLYDDVTGGCNNVETVLSRNGTLYWVDQATGNDSDPGTKSRPWKTISRANRAGQLLPGDAVLIRSGTYREEIRPRTAGQAGRLVTFSAYPGETVTVSGADVVNRPGSGYAGWVQQSDGSWRHAWTWDALPSEGTHLADRRRELFVVNGTVLRQLSGTSKPSIAPGQFWVQGSDSNPTAVYIKTPDGANPNTQLVEVGQRDLLFQPESRDVCTRSDDGYYRVLLLRFMHSTAKRQRMAVCTGARGSRIEEVEVVWNNAGGIQLTGRDQLVRGVISSHNGIEGIGVQGCDNCTVEYSEVRGNHWKWWQDEGGRSHGGGGKITGTTNSTIRYNTYADNDGAGIWLDENASGNEIYGNRVDRNLKQGIQIELHSDGNRIYNNVVTRTRHYSSIWNGIGISLSVSDGNLVAYNTVLGNQGSGLRVGGDNRGTSTGSVVYNNLFLYNALAADAGREIMILGSGPASDPGSPWQRVQTNRVDGNAYTFRNPLEILRNEANFMVSPSCNGCDALYANALDEWQEPVGFDGGGHVTQLLQPTIQNPLDPVNGWRLSLGSQYAGRAVALPSGVAPILTDAFGATRPASGGSIGAHELGGSPPPAFTAKTTPQPGPQPGPTGGVVFAVNAGGGAFTAADGTAYQADRLYTRGRTRSTNAPIAGTTDDALYQTARAGQFAYSVPVPDGTYEVTFRFAEFVYDGPGQRRFDIEAEGTEVLSNVDVFAAAGANRAYDLTATVAVADGTLDLRFLQDTKGPFVSAIVVHAPTASPAGPIAFAVNAGGDAFTAGDGTAYEADRLYTSGRIKSTDAPISGTTDDALYQTARAGRFAYSVPVPDGTYEVTFRFAEFVYNGAGDRRFDIEAEGTEVLSNVDVFAAAGIRRAYDLTATVVVADGTLDLRFLQDTKGPIVSAIVVRHALDASLAEEPPVALTAPETIVARSSALPDVVTLERPSPNPTHGRAVLRYALPEASDVRIDVLDLLGRPVAVLEDGSQFAGWHEVAFEGAGLPAGVYVVRLLADGQAAVQRLTLAR